The following is a genomic window from Bacillus sp. V2I10.
ATATTCCCCCATCATTTGTAGGTTTACTTGTAAGCTAGTTTAAACATACTTTATAGCTCAGAGTCTATTATGCTTAAACATTCCAAGTGCCCAGAGGTCCTTCGCTCCATCATAGGTGTTACCTTGATAGAAGTGTAATTTCCTTACACTTAAGAAGGCATTACCCTTCTCTCATCGCTACTACGACCTCATGCGCCAGTCCTAAATCTTCCTATCAACTTCTATTAGCCTCATATATGATAGGTCTTTATTGGTTTGAACCATTCCAATTTGAAGTAGGACCTTCCCGTCGTTATCTCTGAGAATCTTTCCCTAGATGCTAGAACCCGTGCCCCGGCTGCCCTTACGGTGCTTTTGACCGTTTCTTCCCGTAAGGCATCGGTCTTCCCCCGTTAGATAAAGGTCGACGCTAAGCATATATCCCTCGAAACAGTTTCTTAGAGGGGCGTAGATTTCGGGACTGCAGTATTCGTTAAATCCTTCTGGCCTCTAGGTTTGCTCGCCACACAGACTGTTCCGACCTTATTCTCTCAGTGTAGAATAGGCCGCCGTGACTTTTACTTCCAAGCAGAACGTGGTTTGTTACCTCCCCACGCATTGGATATGCTAGTCATCCGAATTCGGCCAATTGATGACAGGAGACTTTCACTCCATAAGATTCTCAGCCTTGACGGCTGCTCCACCTAACTGTCTACGCTTAAAGACTAAAGTTACCTTTAGCCCTCCAAGACTCGCTACGAGCGAATGGCTAGTTCTTACTCGACGGGAATCCCACCCGCTATATGATACGACCTAGGCTCGGCCGCACACGCACCCGGTAGTTCAAAATCGAAATTACGATTTTATTTGTTTCTCAATAAGGAGCAATAACTTTCTTTGTGCTTCTTTATTACGAATAATTTTTCTAACACGAATTGTACTTTGCAAATAACGTCTGATGCGTTTATTTACAAAAAACAAACGATGATATTTTTCATCTTCTTATATCTTTTTAAACCAATCGTGTTGATTTAACCGTTCAATATTCTGATCAATTTTTTTCGTGTTTAAAGTGTCACTATATCCAATGCCGCCGAATAATCCTGCAATTAATTCAAATATAAAACTAAACATAGTTCACTGTTATCCCCTCTAAGTATCGTACCCTAATTATAACTTATCTTTATTCAACTAACTTGCCAGCTAGTTACATAAAGAAAATGCTGCCTTAAAGGCAGCTCCAATCTTCAGCTAAAGCCCCCGATTGTTGAATAAAGGACACGATCCACTATTTGTGTATTGCGCCCTTTCGTATTATAAGGTCATCCAGAATATATATCTGGCTGTTCAATTAATAGCCAGTGTTTAACCACTTTTATTACACAGTCAATTCTAAGAGATTGCCTTCAGGATCTTCTATCACACTCTCATAATAGCCGTCCCCAGTGACACGAGGACCATTAACAAGGCGGTAACCATCATTTTGTAAGCGAGCTGTCATCTGATTGACGGACTCCCTGCTCCCCAGGGAAATTGCAATATGAGCCCAGCCAACCCTATCGTCCTGATCCGGTTTATCGATGCCTGACTTACACATAATCTCTAAACGTGCATCCCCGTCAAACGTTAGAAAATAAGATTCAAATTCCTTATCTTTATTATGATACTTTGAGTTTGCATTCCCATTAAAGTACGTTACATAAAACGTCTTCATAGCTTCTAAATCTTTAACCCAGATTGCCACATGCTCTATTTTCATCTCGCTTCACTCCTCGAATGAAGTTATATTTCTACCTTTTTAATAATTCTTGCGGGGGTTCCACCAACTACCACTTATCTAGTACATTCTTCACAACTGCACCAAGAACATCTATATTAACTAATCTATAAAAACCCACTAAAGATTAAATTACGGTGGAGTTTTTATTTTTTACACTTAATAAATCGTTTCTATTGAATATGGCATTTAATTTTTCAGAACCTAAGAGCATTACTAAATCACCAACATAATAACTTTCATTTTTTCTTTTTTACTAAATAGCCCATCAAAAAATACATCATGCTAATACATAAAATCATAAATTCATATGTGCTTCCTAATGCTCCTATAGAAATAAAAAAGGTAACAAGAAGACAAATTCCAAGTACCAAACAGAATCCAAAATAAACGATTCTCCATACATTCCAGTTTAATCCAAAAGAACCTGCTCCGGTTATTACGCCGACTATGAGAAGGCTAGTAATAATCAATAAAGTAAGCCTATCAGTTGCTGATGTATCAATTTCGGATTGGAGGGCTTGCCCTAAGGATGTACCAAGTAAAAAAAGAAAGCCATATCCTAACGTACCAATGATCGTTAATGTCCCTAAGACAATGGCGATCGTTTTTGATAATACATATTCCCCCATTGTTTCACCTACTATACCGTAAATTTCAAAACCTATTGCGTGCTATTTTCATGTGGACATGCCGGACCACGAGCAAGTAAGATAGAACTCTTCCTGCGGCCGTCGCTTCGCATTATTTGGGTACCATAAACACTATTTTAGATAAAAAAATCTCCTTCTCAAGTTTGTGTTAAGAAGGAGATTTCCGTATTACTCATCACACAGCAGCTTCTTGCTTCTTAAAGAGAGATCTTGAATGTCTCTAGCTACCATTTTAGTAACAAATGAAACACTAATTTCTTTTGAAACATAAGTTAAGATATTTTCGTTTAGCTTTTATTATGGGTATGTTGTTTAATCAGATCAATTGTGTGGAAGAGTAAGCTCTTATCTCCCCAGTTCCCATGTCCAGGTATAACTGTTTTTACATGTGGATATTTTTCGATTACCTTTTTAACGGAGTCATCCCATTGTTCTACATTTGCATCAGAAAGATTGCCAAGATCTTTTGCATCTAATGATTTGATGAAGCATCCACCGAATAATAATTTTCCCCTAAAAATATCTCCTACAGCAAGCCGGAAGGCGGGTTATTTATTTGGGTAGAGCTTCCTGCTTCTGTTGATTCAAGTAAAATCTTTGTGGAGTGCTTGTCAACAACGTACTGCTGAAGCTCGTGGGGCTGAGCCAATGATTACGAATTGGATTCCTAGAACTCATGAAGAAAGAGAACAAGCTGGTATTACTGACATTGACGTTACGGAAGCTGTTGATTATTACACAACACCAAGAGGTCAAAGCCCTAACTCTCCAAATAAGCTAAACTTCACTAGCATGGGATCGGTGATTGGTTTTGATGCTTTTCATTTAATAGAGGAGTTACTAACTCAACCTTTACAAATCATTGTTGGTAGCGTAAAAGGTGCATTCGGTTCATATAAAGATGGTCATGAACTTTATAATAGAGCAGCTTCAGAGAAAAAAGATTTACTTGTTGTTGAAGGTGCAAGTCACTATGATTTATACGATCAACCAGAACCTGTTAATCAGGCTGTTGAAAAACTGGAAGCTTTCTATAAAGAAAATCTTTAAGTAGAAGGTTAATTTTAGAATTTAAATGTGATGTATAAATAAAAACAGAAGCTTGTTATCATTAAGAATACAGCCGTTTTCCTAGTTATTTAGGAAAACGGCTTTTTAAATGGCTTGAAACTTCCTTAGCGTTGTAAATCCGCATTTTTCTGATACCCCATGCCCATCAAGCTAAGAAATTAATATACCCCCAAAACGAAAAAAGCTATTCTTTTCGTAAATAATGGATGGCTTTTTTTCGTTTTGGGGGTCTTCGAAAATTTTAGCTTGATGGGCATGACAGTTTACCCCAAAAAGTACAGTGACTCCTATTAAGGTGGAGGGTGGAATGATAGCCGGAGTGAGTCGGGAAGCGTATCGTATTTCCGATGAGACGAAAAAACAAGCGGAGATTGCCTTGCTGTTGCCCAATTCCGCTTGTTTTTTCTGATCCCTTCTCCGTTGTATGAATCAGGACAGAAGAAATTTTTTAACAACCGGAGCCAGTACAGGAGCTACAATGTGATGGCTTTGACCCTCCAAACATAGGTGCTGCCCTTTGGGAAGAACAGATACTAACAACTCGGCAGCTTGCTTGAATTTATCGCGCATTTCCTCGGCGGCAACAACAAGGACGGGGACGGAAATACCAGCCAACTCCTCCTGTTTCGGCGGTTCACAAACAATCTTAGTATCATAAACTGTCGTGTGCGCAATAGCTTCCAAATATGGCCTGAAGGGCGCATTTCGAAGTTGAACCACGACTTGTTCCGGCATGCCGACGAGTTGGGATTGGAAGAACTCGACTGCATCGCCGCGACGACCGGCAGATATCAATTCGGTTAGCTGATGGACGAGACGACCGTCGTAACCTTCAACGGGCGGATCGTATAGAACAAGTCCGGATATCGGCACTCCTTTTACTGCCGCATGCAGTGCAAGAACTGCGCCGGATGAGTAGCCGAATACGAAAGCCGATCCGCCAACTTCTGCAATGAGCGCATTCAAGTCTTCAATCTCCCGTTCGATCGCGTAAGGCAAAGTATCTCCGCTCTCTCCCTTCCCCCTGCGGTCATAATTGATTACAGTAAAATCCGGTTCCAGTTGCCCCGCGAGAGGCGCACCGGTCGAACGATCATTAAATGCACCCATCACCAAAATAATCGGGGGTCCGTCCCCTGTGCGATCATATTCGATAATCGTGCCGTCTCTGGAAATCACTTTGCTCATTCAATAGCCCTCCAATATTCCTAATATACTTGATTCCAATTCCTGTCCTACTCCAATCTTTACTTCCATACACATTTGAACAACTCTCAAAGTCGCCTCCTTACCCTTTAATCGATCTACTTCAATTCTCATCTCAACTCAACCTTTCTCTTCTCAACTTGGTACCATTTCTTCACAATCTCTCACCAATATTAACATAAATATCCTGTTTTGTTTGGAAGTCTTATTCCATTAAATGGCCCTATTGTTGAATAAAATGACTAACTGTAGGTTTGAAATAAAGTCGCGATGTTTATAAAAAAGATACGATGTTTTGAATAAAGTCGCGACGTTTGTAAAAAAGTTGCGATGTTTTCCCCCTTTGGATATGGTTATCTAAAGGGGCATTTTTATAATAAAGGGAAAGAACATCTGAATTAAAAGGTGGATTAATGAATTGTTAATTGAAAATAAATTGTTCCGTTAAAGGGACAGTTTGTTGAATAAAGAGGAAAAGCTATTAAGCAATCGAGAAGAAATCTTTAGGAGACATATGTGATAAAATTAGGAAAAAGGAGGTATGAGATATGAAAATCCATAGAATAGATCATGTGGGTATAATCGTCAATGATCTTCCTGCCGCGAAAGCGTTTTTTCTTGACTTTGGCCTTGAAATGCTGGGGGAAGGAAAAGTGGAAGGCGAGTGGGTGGAGCGGATGGAGCGGATAATAGGGCTTCAAGACGTTAAAGAGGAAGTTGCAATGTTGCGAACGCCAGACGGTGACGCAAATATAGAAATAGTAATGTTGCGAACGCCAGACGGTGACGCAAATATAGAACTAGTAAAATTTCACACGCCATCAGATGAAAATGGCATACAGCGTCCTTTAGCAAATACTCTGGGTATCCGGCATATTGCCTTTGCTGTTGAAGATATTGAAGCCCTTGTTACCAAATTGACAAAGAAAGGCGCAGGACTTATTGGTGAGATACAAAACTACGAAAACGCTTATAAATTATGCTACGTTCGTGGGCCAGAAGGAATTATTTTGGAGCTGGCTGAGGAAATCAAATAAAATATCCAATCTTTTTTATCAAAACAGCAAACTCGTTGATAAGAAAAGAAACCACTTTGATCAATCTTTTTTCAAAATGGTTTCTTTTCTTTGGCTGCTAAATAAGGGTTGGTCCAATACTTTTACTCAAATTTTATTCAAAACCTACACTAACGATTTTAAACAACAGTAATATAAGGTATTTTTCATGTTGTGGCTACTGTCAAAAAGCATACTTAATGACATGTTGGAAAACAGGTAATATTCCGTGTGTCATTTAGTGTGTTTTTTCATTTTGAAACATTTCATATTGTTGATATACTTTTTGACATAGATTAATAGTTTTTGGAGGGAGTGGCTATTTTTGTATCCAGATCCCCTTAACGTTGTAAATTCGCGTTTTGCTGACGGTACCCTGACGTTACCCCTTTATAGGCAATGAAAAAAGGATCTCCCTTGTAACATAGGTTTTATACATAATAGGGTTATAGGCAAATGTATACTTTAACAAAAATTGTAAATAGCAAAGGAGATCTTTTAAAATGACACAAAATAATCAGAATAAACAACAACTTCAGCAAGTTCAAAACCAAGTAGAGGATCAAGCTAACGCACAACAACAGCAACAATTGCAACAAGAACAAAAACAAGATCAGCAAACCCAAGATACAGATCAAGTACATGGAGGAGTTTGAAAAATATCAAATGTATTCTCTATGACTTCATCCCAACATGTAAAGCCTAGTTGTTTTGCAAAAGATTGATTATTCCCCTTAAAGAGAGCCGTGTTTTGATCGAAATTTTCAAACACAGGCTCTTTTATAAGTTTACGAAACGCTGCCTTTCCTTTATATAGTTATTTGTTCATAATCCATATTCCATTAAATGGCCCTTTAATGGAATAACATGACAAGCATTTTTCATCTGATCACCTTTATTTTATTCGACTTTTTCTTTTGGAAAGTCGAACATATATATGTTTCCCTCCCTTTGCTAATCAAGGGTTTTAAAAGTTCCTTTTCTATTTTAAATGTTAATTGAACATTATTGTCCACTTAACAGTATTAAAACTCTAGACATACAATTCTTGAACCTCTTTTCAAACATTTAATTGAGAGAAGTTATGACTCTTCTGTCCTCTCATTCTATCTACCAGTATGAAACATCTTCTGTGAAAAAGAAATACATAACACAGCACAGTCAGGTTCTAAAAATAGATTTTCCCACTAAGATTTTGGATCCGGCAGCAGGAAAAATCTAATTTGCACTAAACACAAACAAAAGACGGGAATGAAAAGAATTCTTATTGTGTGCTGGTCCTTTTTTCTATATCAGCAGTTATCCTGCTAAACAAAATCCTCTAAATGAATCCGCATTTATCACAAGTTTGCCTATCTTTCATACGATATTTTACAGGTGCAGTACTTTACCTCAAAAAGCAAAGGATGTTGGATATGCCAGCCATTGTAGGAGCATTTAAAGTAAATGCCGTTGGTACGAGCAGCATTGTTCATATCGGGGATGTCATTACCATCTCGCCATACAGCGAAGTCAAAACCTTTGCAGGGGCTGGATCTTTCAATACGGGAGATGGTTTGAATATTTACAACCAAAATAGTGTCACGAATGTTTACGACAACGATGCCATTGACCAGCCAATAGCGGGAAATGCATAAAAAGAGGTGAAAACATGAATTTTTACATTAACCAGACGATCCAAATTAATCACTTGAAGGTGGAGGCGGTGAACAACTCTTCTGTCCTTCAAATTGGAAGCGCAGGTATTATTAAACCGCTGTCAAACCTTTATAATACAGGTGCATTTACCGCACCTGCTCCACCTGCAGTAGGTCCGGGAGGGCCGACTCAAACAGAAGGCCCATTCGTTCCGCTGACCCCAAGATAATCTAGGCATTCACCCATTTTTAGTACCGTGCATATAAATAAATCTAGATACAATGTACATGATTTTTTAAGCGGGGTGAATGAAATTGTACTATGATCAATCAATGATGCAGTGTGTACAGCATTTATACGGAATTGTTCAGGCTCAGGATCAGAAAATCAAAAGACTTGAATCCGCTGTTTCCGCCATGATGGACGAAATAGAAGAATTGAAAAAGCGCCCCAGTACAACAATTGAAAAAATAGAATATAAATTTGATCAATTAAAAGTAGAAACGCTGGAAGGCACATTAAACATAGGACTTAATCCAACCGTCCCTGATCAAATTGAAAACTTTGAGGTGGATCAAAAAGGACTTCAAGTTAACCAAGTAAATAACACGAAGCGCGAGGAAGAAATATTTGAAGCTGTTCAGGCGAGGCTGCTTGCTTTTCTGAACGAAGACTGCGTCAACTATATTGAACAGCTCGCTGAACAATATAGATATGAGCTTGATCATGCGCATAAGGAATTTATCATTGAGGATATCCGCAAGCAAATTGACAGCCGGATCAGGTTCTACTTAAAACAGGGAACATATGATGAATCCGTGCCTGTCAGCACGTTAATTGAAGATATTACATCTCAAGTAAAGCAGGATGTGGAGCGCTCCATTACGTACTTTATCCAAGGCCTGCCAAAAGAAGGAGTCGACAGCAACTCATGAATTTTAATGTTGTAAATAAAGAGCTTTCAGTTGGAGAAATCCAAGTGTCTGCTGT
Proteins encoded in this region:
- a CDS encoding VOC family protein, with the protein product MKIEHVAIWVKDLEAMKTFYVTYFNGNANSKYHNKDKEFESYFLTFDGDARLEIMCKSGIDKPDQDDRVGWAHIAISLGSRESVNQMTARLQNDGYRLVNGPRVTGDGYYESVIEDPEGNLLELTV
- a CDS encoding alpha/beta fold hydrolase, coding for MSKVISRDGTIIEYDRTGDGPPIILVMGAFNDRSTGAPLAGQLEPDFTVINYDRRGKGESGDTLPYAIEREIEDLNALIAEVGGSAFVFGYSSGAVLALHAAVKGVPISGLVLYDPPVEGYDGRLVHQLTELISAGRRGDAVEFFQSQLVGMPEQVVVQLRNAPFRPYLEAIAHTTVYDTKIVCEPPKQEELAGISVPVLVVAAEEMRDKFKQAAELLVSVLPKGQHLCLEGQSHHIVAPVLAPVVKKFLLS
- a CDS encoding VOC family protein — its product is MKIHRIDHVGIIVNDLPAAKAFFLDFGLEMLGEGKVEGEWVERMERIIGLQDVKEEVAMLRTPDGDANIEIVMLRTPDGDANIELVKFHTPSDENGIQRPLANTLGIRHIAFAVEDIEALVTKLTKKGAGLIGEIQNYENAYKLCYVRGPEGIILELAEEIK
- a CDS encoding spore germination protein, which codes for MPAIVGAFKVNAVGTSSIVHIGDVITISPYSEVKTFAGAGSFNTGDGLNIYNQNSVTNVYDNDAIDQPIAGNA
- a CDS encoding spore germination protein GerPB, whose translation is MNFYINQTIQINHLKVEAVNNSSVLQIGSAGIIKPLSNLYNTGAFTAPAPPAVGPGGPTQTEGPFVPLTPR
- the gerPC gene encoding spore germination protein GerPC, which encodes MKLYYDQSMMQCVQHLYGIVQAQDQKIKRLESAVSAMMDEIEELKKRPSTTIEKIEYKFDQLKVETLEGTLNIGLNPTVPDQIENFEVDQKGLQVNQVNNTKREEEIFEAVQARLLAFLNEDCVNYIEQLAEQYRYELDHAHKEFIIEDIRKQIDSRIRFYLKQGTYDESVPVSTLIEDITSQVKQDVERSITYFIQGLPKEGVDSNS